In Palaemon carinicauda isolate YSFRI2023 unplaced genomic scaffold, ASM3689809v2 scaffold425, whole genome shotgun sequence, a genomic segment contains:
- the LOC137636875 gene encoding stromal cell-derived factor 2-like has translation MVDKARLHSHDVKYGSESGQQSVTGTPKQDYHNSNWLIKGTEKQHCKRGEPIACGQTMNGTFTHRFSSPLSDLQEISAFGDEEGEGDTGDKWVIICDGEAWGRQQTVMLRHSDTDVMPEKLSASTEVD, from the exons atggtggataaa gCGAGACTACATTCTCATGATGTCAAGTATGGATCAGAATCCGGCCAGCAATCAGTCACAGGCACCCCAAAACAAGATTATCATAATTCAAACTGGTTGATCAAGGGAACGGAAAAACAGCATTGCAAAAGAGG AGAACCCATCGCTTGTGGACAGACTATGAATGGAACATTTACCCACCGCTTTTCTTCACCACTCTCAGACCTGCAGGAGATATCAGCCTTtggagatgaagaaggagaaggagacactGGTGACAAGTGGGTTATCATCTGTGACGGGGAAGCATGGGGCCGTCAGCAGACTGTAATGCTTCGACATTCTGATACTGATGT